A single region of the Streptomyces sp. NBC_00236 genome encodes:
- a CDS encoding acyl-CoA thioesterase — protein sequence MTNPAERLVDLLDLERIEVNIFRGRSPEESLQRVFGGQVAGQALVAAGRTTDGDRPVHSLHAYFLRPGRPGVPIVYEVERVRDGRSFTTRRVTAVQQGRTIFNLTASFHRPEEAGFEHQLPPARVVPDPEELPTVAEEVREHLGGLPEALERMARRQPFDIRYVDRLRWTQEEIRDADPRSAVWMRAVGPLGDDQLVHTCALTYASDMTLLDAVRIPVEPLWGPRGFDMASLDHAMWFHRPFRADEWFLYDQESPVATGGRGLARGRIYDREGNLLVSVVQEGLFRRLGEQRT from the coding sequence ATGACGAACCCCGCCGAGCGCCTGGTCGACCTGCTCGACCTGGAGCGGATCGAGGTCAACATCTTCCGCGGCCGCAGTCCCGAGGAGTCCCTGCAGCGGGTCTTCGGCGGGCAGGTGGCGGGGCAGGCGCTGGTGGCGGCGGGCCGCACCACGGACGGGGACCGGCCGGTGCATTCGCTGCACGCCTACTTCCTGCGTCCGGGCCGTCCCGGGGTGCCGATCGTCTACGAGGTCGAGCGCGTCCGGGACGGCCGGTCGTTCACCACCCGCCGGGTGACGGCCGTGCAGCAGGGCAGGACGATCTTCAATCTGACGGCGTCGTTCCACCGCCCGGAGGAGGCCGGTTTCGAGCACCAGTTGCCGCCGGCCCGTGTCGTGCCCGATCCGGAGGAGCTGCCGACGGTCGCCGAAGAGGTGCGCGAGCATCTGGGCGGTCTGCCGGAGGCGCTGGAGCGGATGGCGCGGCGCCAGCCGTTCGACATCCGCTACGTCGACCGGCTGCGCTGGACGCAGGAGGAGATCAGGGACGCGGACCCGCGCAGCGCGGTGTGGATGCGTGCGGTCGGCCCGCTCGGTGACGATCAGCTGGTGCACACCTGTGCGTTGACGTACGCGAGCGACATGACGCTGCTGGACGCGGTGCGCATCCCGGTGGAGCCGCTGTGGGGGCCGCGCGGCTTCGACATGGCGTCGCTGGACCATGCGATGTGGTTCCACCGGCCGTTCCGGGCCGACGAGTGGTTCCTGTACGACCAGGAGTCGCCGGTGGCGACCGGCGGGCGAGGTCTGGCGCGCGGCAGGATCTACGACCGTGAGGGCAATCTGCTGGTGTCGGTGGTGCAGGAGGGGCTGTTCCGGCGGCTGGGCGAGCAGCGGACCTGA
- a CDS encoding DUF6011 domain-containing protein, producing MESPEPAPDAEPLPGTAAATGRRPVRCRMCGRPLTGTASRRTGLGPACDAKLHPAPPDIRTRRHEVEQDPLPGT from the coding sequence GTGGAGTCCCCGGAACCAGCCCCCGACGCCGAGCCGCTGCCCGGCACCGCCGCGGCCACCGGCCGCCGGCCGGTCCGCTGCCGCATGTGCGGGCGCCCGCTCACGGGCACGGCCTCGCGCCGCACCGGTCTCGGCCCCGCCTGCGACGCCAAACTGCACCCGGCTCCGCCCGACATCCGCACCCGCCGGCACGAGGTCGAACAGGACCCGCTGCCGGGCACCTGA
- a CDS encoding cation:proton antiporter, whose protein sequence is MTADQVLAGLGLIVVLAVASQLLANRLRVPALLILLPVGFAAGALIDSVDPERLLGAAFSPLVSLAVAVILYDAGLGLDLKRLKGHTRRVVHRLLVLGTVLTVVSAALFAVPVLDMSMGAAVMLASILIVSGPTVVGPLLGFVRPTERLQRILMWEGSLIDPVGGILGALVFHGVLVGERPGFGRQVGEFAASTAVGVAGGAIGAGVLWLLLRRVRLSEELATSVQLATVIGMATACDALRDDTGLISAVVMGMAMANLPGLDLPARRPFFDTLVSLIIGLLFVSISATVTPSSLRHVVLPSLALVGVLVLVIRPLVAHLATLRTDVPRGERWFIGWMAPRGIVAAATASTFSAELIDKGVTGAERILPATFVVIVATVMLYGLTAFPVARRLGVLRPARSRPLLVGGAPWTVDLACALRTAGLDVLMWAGAESERERIVEAGLTLAPGELLAAATGSGAELEGITGVLLLTDEDDFNALASTTLRESVDGSVHRLASPSASHGVVAPYTGGESLFGEGLTGTELARRYEAGARVVVRPAGVALPERHALLFVVSADKRLTPVTGTRTPAPGAGDTVILLSPPTG, encoded by the coding sequence ATGACGGCCGATCAGGTGCTCGCGGGTCTGGGACTGATCGTGGTGCTCGCGGTCGCCTCGCAGTTGCTGGCGAACCGGCTGCGGGTCCCGGCACTGCTCATCCTGCTGCCGGTCGGGTTCGCCGCCGGGGCGCTCATCGACTCCGTCGACCCCGAACGGCTCCTGGGAGCCGCGTTCTCCCCGCTGGTGTCCCTGGCGGTGGCGGTGATCCTGTACGACGCCGGGCTGGGTCTGGACCTCAAGCGGCTCAAGGGCCACACACGGCGGGTCGTGCACCGGCTGCTCGTGCTCGGGACGGTGCTCACCGTGGTGTCCGCCGCGCTGTTCGCCGTACCGGTCCTGGACATGTCGATGGGCGCGGCGGTGATGCTCGCCTCGATCCTCATCGTCTCCGGGCCGACGGTGGTCGGGCCGCTGCTCGGCTTCGTCCGGCCCACGGAGCGGCTGCAGCGCATCCTCATGTGGGAGGGCTCGCTGATCGATCCGGTGGGCGGCATCCTGGGGGCTCTCGTCTTCCACGGGGTTCTCGTGGGCGAGCGGCCGGGGTTCGGCCGCCAGGTGGGCGAGTTCGCGGCCAGTACGGCGGTGGGCGTCGCCGGTGGGGCGATCGGGGCCGGCGTGCTGTGGCTGCTGCTGCGGCGGGTGCGGCTCAGTGAAGAGCTGGCCACCTCGGTGCAGCTCGCCACCGTCATCGGCATGGCGACGGCCTGTGACGCGCTGCGTGACGACACGGGCCTGATCTCCGCCGTCGTGATGGGAATGGCGATGGCCAATCTGCCGGGCCTCGACCTTCCCGCGCGGCGGCCCTTCTTCGACACGCTCGTCTCACTGATCATCGGTCTGCTGTTCGTGTCCATCTCGGCCACGGTCACCCCGTCGTCGCTGCGGCACGTGGTGCTGCCGTCGCTCGCGCTGGTCGGCGTGCTCGTCCTGGTGATCAGACCTCTGGTGGCGCACCTGGCGACGCTGCGTACCGATGTGCCGCGCGGGGAACGGTGGTTCATCGGCTGGATGGCTCCGCGCGGCATCGTCGCCGCGGCCACGGCGTCCACGTTCTCGGCCGAGCTGATCGACAAGGGCGTGACGGGCGCCGAACGCATCCTGCCCGCCACCTTCGTCGTGATCGTCGCCACCGTGATGCTGTACGGGCTGACAGCGTTCCCGGTCGCCCGGCGGCTGGGGGTGCTGCGTCCGGCACGGTCCAGGCCGCTGCTCGTCGGCGGCGCGCCATGGACTGTCGACCTGGCGTGTGCGCTGCGTACGGCGGGGCTGGACGTCCTGATGTGGGCCGGCGCCGAGAGTGAGCGGGAGCGGATCGTGGAGGCGGGGCTGACGCTGGCCCCCGGTGAACTGCTCGCCGCGGCCACCGGCTCCGGCGCGGAGCTCGAAGGAATCACCGGAGTGCTGCTGCTCACGGACGAGGACGACTTCAACGCCCTCGCCTCGACGACCCTGCGCGAGAGCGTCGACGGCTCGGTCCACCGGCTCGCCTCGCCGTCGGCGAGTCATGGGGTGGTCGCGCCGTACACGGGCGGTGAGTCGCTGTTCGGTGAAGGTCTCACCGGGACCGAGCTCGCCCGACGGTACGAGGCGGGTGCCCGGGTGGTGGTGCGGCCGGCCGGTGTCGCGCTCCCGGAGCGTCATGCACTGCTCTTCGTGGTGAGTGCGGACAAGCGGCTCACCCCGGTCACCGGCACCCGGACGCCTGCTCCGGGCGCGGGCGACACCGTCATCCTGCTGAGCCCGCCCACCGGCTGA
- a CDS encoding chloride channel protein: MSAEPAGAPADRQPEPAGAPAAPQPDPAALIRTRGYAVLLVIVAVLGVPMSAGAFGFLALVSELQSLTYDDLPKALGFAGTPSWWPVPLVGVAGLLTGLAIRFLPGDGGHKPAEGLVSSGAPSAAQLPGIALAAIASLSLGAVLGPEAPLIALGGGAAVYAVRLIKPDIDPGASAVVGAAGSFAAVSALLGSPLLGAFLLMEASGLAGLMLGVALVPGLLAAGIGALIFTGLGSWTGLGTYSLALHEVPPADSPTAAEFGWAVVLGLGAALAGAGIQRLALFLQPRVERRRVVATLVMGLAVGVLAFLYAEITGNSPSQVLYSGEHALDPLLADSARYSAATLVVLIVCKSLAYCASLSAFRGGPIFPAMFAGAAGGLALSHLPGLNPTSGFAMGIGAMCVAMLKLPMTSVLLATLLLGSQGLTVMPLVIVSVVVSYVLTLRITPPPAAFATKPPTT, encoded by the coding sequence ATGTCGGCCGAACCCGCCGGAGCACCCGCCGACCGGCAACCCGAACCCGCCGGAGCACCCGCCGCCCCACAACCCGATCCCGCGGCCCTGATCCGGACCCGGGGCTACGCGGTCCTGCTGGTGATCGTGGCCGTCCTCGGAGTCCCGATGTCGGCGGGGGCCTTCGGCTTCCTCGCGCTCGTCTCCGAACTGCAGTCACTGACGTACGACGACCTGCCCAAGGCGCTCGGCTTCGCGGGGACACCCTCGTGGTGGCCGGTGCCGCTGGTCGGCGTGGCGGGGCTGCTGACGGGGCTGGCCATCCGCTTTCTCCCGGGAGACGGCGGGCACAAACCGGCCGAGGGACTGGTGAGCAGCGGCGCGCCCTCGGCCGCGCAACTCCCCGGCATCGCGCTCGCGGCCATCGCGTCCCTCTCCCTCGGCGCGGTGCTCGGTCCCGAGGCGCCGCTCATCGCGCTGGGCGGCGGTGCGGCCGTGTACGCGGTGCGGCTGATCAAGCCGGACATCGATCCGGGGGCGAGCGCGGTGGTGGGGGCGGCGGGCAGTTTCGCGGCGGTCAGCGCCCTGCTGGGCTCGCCGCTTCTCGGTGCCTTCCTGTTGATGGAGGCGTCGGGGCTGGCCGGGCTGATGCTCGGGGTGGCTCTCGTGCCGGGGCTCCTGGCGGCCGGGATCGGTGCGCTGATCTTCACCGGCCTGGGTTCGTGGACGGGTCTGGGCACCTACTCCCTGGCGCTGCACGAGGTACCGCCGGCCGACAGTCCGACCGCCGCCGAGTTCGGCTGGGCCGTCGTCCTGGGGCTGGGTGCCGCGCTCGCGGGGGCGGGAATCCAGCGGCTGGCACTGTTCCTTCAGCCTCGGGTGGAGCGGCGCAGGGTGGTGGCCACGCTGGTCATGGGCCTCGCGGTCGGCGTGCTCGCCTTCCTGTACGCCGAGATCACCGGGAACTCCCCCTCGCAGGTGCTGTACTCGGGCGAGCACGCGCTCGATCCGCTGCTCGCCGACAGTGCCCGGTACTCGGCGGCGACCCTGGTGGTGCTCATCGTCTGCAAGTCGCTGGCCTACTGCGCGTCCTTGAGCGCCTTCCGGGGTGGCCCCATCTTCCCGGCCATGTTCGCCGGTGCGGCGGGCGGCCTCGCCCTGTCCCATCTCCCGGGGCTGAACCCGACCTCCGGGTTCGCCATGGGGATCGGGGCGATGTGCGTGGCGATGCTGAAGCTCCCGATGACGTCGGTGCTCCTGGCCACGCTGTTGCTGGGGTCCCAGGGACTCACCGTGATGCCGCTCGTGATCGTCTCGGTGGTCGTCTCCTACGTCCTCACGCTCAGGATCACTCCTCCACCGGCGGCTTTCGCCACGAAACCGCCGACGACGTAG
- a CDS encoding DUF7144 family membrane protein codes for MASTSNQPGTARGAATDSSHPFRTGWTAFAAILMIFGGAMAIFQGIAAIAEDDVFVTTRNYVFQFNLTGWGWIHLILGIVIVLAGCALFTGALWARVVGIVLAGLGALANFIWLPHYPLWSIVLIALDVFIIWALCAGSGDRQGV; via the coding sequence ATGGCCAGTACCAGCAACCAGCCAGGGACGGCGCGGGGCGCCGCCACAGATTCCTCCCACCCGTTCCGGACGGGCTGGACCGCCTTCGCCGCCATCCTGATGATCTTCGGCGGCGCCATGGCGATCTTCCAGGGGATCGCCGCCATCGCCGAGGACGACGTCTTCGTCACCACGCGAAACTACGTGTTCCAGTTCAACCTGACCGGCTGGGGCTGGATCCATCTCATTCTCGGTATCGTCATCGTTCTCGCCGGCTGCGCCCTGTTCACCGGCGCGCTCTGGGCCCGTGTCGTCGGCATCGTCCTCGCCGGACTCGGCGCACTCGCCAACTTCATCTGGCTGCCGCACTACCCGTTGTGGTCCATCGTCCTCATCGCGCTGGACGTCTTCATCATCTGGGCGCTCTGCGCGGGGTCCGGAGACCGCCAGGGGGTCTGA
- a CDS encoding helix-turn-helix domain-containing protein codes for MRNEAGAVEAGLAARLGELRMERGWSLDELARRSGLSRSTLSRLERGELSPTAAQLGRLCSVHERTMSRLLLEVEAQPPQLVPAGRQAVWRDESTGFVRRSVSPPHAGLRAEVIEGLLDAGAVIAYENPPVPGLEQHIWVLEGTLEVTVDATAHTVGPGDCLRFRLRGPSRFHCPGPDRVRYALMIVAP; via the coding sequence ATGAGAAACGAAGCCGGGGCGGTGGAGGCCGGGCTCGCGGCACGCCTGGGCGAGCTGCGGATGGAACGGGGCTGGTCACTGGACGAGCTGGCCCGGCGCAGCGGGCTGAGCCGCTCGACCCTCTCGCGGCTCGAACGCGGCGAGCTGAGCCCGACCGCCGCCCAGCTCGGCCGGCTGTGCAGCGTCCACGAGCGGACCATGTCCCGGTTGCTGCTGGAGGTGGAGGCGCAGCCGCCGCAGCTGGTACCCGCCGGCCGGCAGGCGGTGTGGCGGGACGAGTCGACGGGCTTCGTCCGCCGGTCGGTCTCGCCTCCGCACGCGGGTCTGCGCGCGGAGGTCATCGAAGGGCTCCTCGACGCGGGTGCCGTGATCGCGTACGAGAATCCGCCGGTACCCGGCCTGGAGCAGCACATCTGGGTCCTGGAGGGGACGCTGGAGGTCACCGTCGACGCCACCGCGCACACGGTCGGCCCGGGCGACTGTCTCCGGTTCCGGCTGCGTGGCCCCTCGCGTTTCCACTGTCCGGGCCCGGATCGGGTCCGGTACGCGCTGATGATCGTCGCACCGTGA
- a CDS encoding GNAT family N-acetyltransferase, which produces MTEIVPVSGPELVTYADELAALLVETVDGGSSVGFLAPLDRGAAACWWRERAGSVDAGQHQVWIARDGERIAGTIGLARAPLPNARHRAEVAKLMVRPSARGQGLGRRLLETAERSAAEEGVTLMVLDTESGSPAERLYRSAGWTECGSVPDYAADPAGVLKPTTFYFKAVGRDGAGSVQGQSPSTSL; this is translated from the coding sequence ATGACCGAGATCGTTCCGGTGTCCGGACCCGAACTGGTCACGTACGCCGACGAGTTGGCCGCCCTCCTCGTGGAGACGGTCGACGGCGGATCGTCCGTGGGCTTCCTCGCCCCGCTCGACCGGGGAGCCGCCGCGTGCTGGTGGCGTGAGCGCGCCGGGTCCGTGGACGCGGGGCAACACCAGGTCTGGATCGCCCGGGACGGTGAGCGGATCGCGGGCACCATCGGCCTGGCCCGCGCGCCGCTGCCGAACGCCCGTCATCGCGCGGAGGTCGCCAAGCTGATGGTCCGTCCGTCGGCACGGGGCCAGGGACTCGGCAGGCGCTTGCTGGAGACGGCAGAGCGCTCGGCGGCGGAGGAGGGCGTCACGCTGATGGTCCTGGACACGGAGAGCGGCAGTCCGGCCGAGCGGCTGTACCGCTCGGCCGGCTGGACGGAGTGCGGTTCCGTTCCCGACTACGCCGCCGACCCGGCCGGCGTCCTGAAGCCGACCACCTTCTATTTCAAGGCGGTCGGCCGGGACGGTGCGGGGTCCGTTCAGGGGCAGAGCCCCTCGACGTCCTTGTAG
- a CDS encoding glutathione peroxidase, translated as MTLHDIPLHTLTGEPTTLGAYSGQAVLLVNVASKCGLTPQYAGLERLQKEYGDQGFTVLGVPCNQFGGQEPGSSEEIQTFCSTTYGVSFPLLAKTDVNGAGRHPLYAELTQLADADGEAGDIQWNFEKFLISPAGEPVARMRPRTEPEAPEVVAAIEAQLPA; from the coding sequence ATGACGCTGCACGACATCCCGCTCCACACCCTGACCGGCGAGCCGACCACGCTGGGCGCGTACAGCGGCCAGGCCGTCCTGCTGGTGAACGTCGCCTCCAAGTGCGGGCTGACCCCGCAGTACGCCGGCCTCGAACGGCTCCAGAAGGAGTACGGGGACCAGGGCTTCACCGTGCTCGGCGTGCCCTGCAACCAGTTCGGCGGCCAGGAGCCCGGGAGTTCGGAGGAGATCCAGACGTTCTGCTCGACGACGTACGGGGTGAGCTTCCCGCTGCTGGCGAAGACCGACGTCAACGGCGCCGGCCGGCACCCGCTCTACGCCGAACTCACCCAGCTCGCGGACGCGGACGGTGAGGCCGGCGACATCCAGTGGAACTTCGAGAAGTTCCTCATCTCCCCCGCGGGCGAGCCGGTCGCCAGGATGCGTCCCCGCACGGAGCCCGAGGCCCCTGAGGTCGTCGCGGCCATCGAGGCACAGCTCCCCGCCTGA
- a CDS encoding acyl-CoA dehydrogenase family protein: MAEFTLDLNDDQKQVRDWLHGFAADVIRPAASEWDEREETPWPVIQEAAKVGIYSLDFYAQQFFDPTGLGIPMAMEELFWGDAGIALSIVGTGLAAVGVLANGTEEQIGTWIPQMYGDANDVKVAAFCSSEPDAGSDVGSMRTRAVYDQAKDEWVLNGTKTWATNGGIANVHVVVAVVDAELGSKGHASFIVPPDTAGLSQGQKFKKHGIRASHTAEVVLEDVRVPGHCLLGGKEKLDQRLARARERAASGGGERVKNAAMATFEASRPAVGAMAVGTARAAYEVALDYAKTRTQFGRPIIDNQGIAFQLADMRTQIDAARLLVWRASWMATTGKPFDSAEGSMSKLYASETAKKVTAQAIQILGGNGFTREYPVERMHRDAAIYTIFEGTSEIQRLVIARTLSGMPIR; this comes from the coding sequence CTGGCTTCACGGCTTCGCCGCGGACGTGATCCGTCCGGCAGCTTCGGAGTGGGACGAACGTGAGGAAACGCCCTGGCCCGTCATCCAGGAGGCCGCCAAGGTCGGAATCTACTCCCTCGACTTCTACGCGCAGCAGTTCTTCGACCCGACGGGCCTCGGCATCCCGATGGCGATGGAGGAACTGTTCTGGGGCGACGCGGGCATCGCCCTGTCGATCGTCGGTACGGGACTGGCGGCAGTCGGCGTCCTCGCCAACGGGACCGAGGAGCAGATCGGCACCTGGATCCCGCAGATGTACGGCGACGCGAACGATGTGAAGGTCGCCGCCTTCTGCTCCTCCGAGCCCGACGCGGGCTCCGACGTCGGCTCGATGCGTACGCGCGCGGTCTACGACCAGGCCAAGGACGAATGGGTGCTGAACGGCACCAAGACCTGGGCCACCAACGGCGGCATCGCCAACGTCCACGTCGTGGTCGCGGTCGTCGACGCCGAGCTCGGCTCCAAGGGGCATGCCTCCTTCATCGTGCCGCCGGACACCGCCGGCCTCTCGCAGGGCCAGAAGTTCAAGAAGCACGGCATCCGCGCCTCGCACACCGCCGAGGTCGTCCTGGAGGATGTGCGCGTCCCGGGCCACTGCCTGCTCGGCGGCAAGGAGAAGCTGGACCAGCGCCTCGCGCGGGCCCGCGAGCGTGCTGCCTCCGGCGGCGGCGAGCGCGTGAAGAACGCCGCGATGGCCACGTTCGAGGCCTCCCGCCCGGCCGTCGGCGCGATGGCCGTCGGCACCGCCCGTGCCGCGTACGAGGTCGCGCTGGACTACGCGAAGACCCGGACCCAGTTCGGCCGCCCGATCATCGACAACCAGGGCATCGCCTTCCAGCTCGCCGACATGCGTACGCAGATCGACGCGGCGCGCCTGCTGGTCTGGCGCGCCTCGTGGATGGCGACCACCGGCAAGCCGTTCGATTCGGCCGAGGGCTCCATGTCCAAGCTGTACGCGAGCGAGACCGCCAAGAAGGTCACCGCTCAGGCGATCCAGATCCTCGGCGGCAACGGCTTCACCCGTGAGTACCCGGTGGAGCGCATGCACCGGGACGCCGCGATCTACACGATCTTCGAGGGGACGAGCGAGATCCAGCGCCTGGTGATCGCCCGCACGCTCTCCGGCATGCCCATCCGCTGA